A region of Anopheles merus strain MAF chromosome 2R, AmerM5.1, whole genome shotgun sequence DNA encodes the following proteins:
- the LOC121589514 gene encoding uncharacterized protein LOC121589514 produces the protein MSIDHDNGASRMTQANIDALTEALLAEKNKNALLEKELKETRKKIRHNTWIEEPSENQPFDPEPYGSSTMIQTPVQSTNELSMLTSMSFASLQVSTCTPKEGEEVDKKSFERWKEQLEAAMKFAGIFNENMKMNAFKMKAGYSLLDTLEATSPNDSSSDANLFPYTNAMERLHKYYSSHDYVFLQRQKLRSMNQNDGESDLTYVKKIIDLAKLCNYKENQLIETVVDVIQAHATNPRVRKTGIKVLRKRGSITDLLDKVRECEMEQMNDINFARTHQQNSQVQPSALVAAVSNSSYHNNGPRMGGFHRGNSLYHQKYWGMQSGRGTSRLTPSRFSSNRPSGGRREQCGRCTSNYHSSENCHAISKRCRNCHTVGHIERACRQGIQDKTKRRAEEEEAGSPAIKTRKIAAIMDSNNTPETTSDKEIVSDIQSSDLI, from the exons atgtcCATCGATCACGACAATGGCGCAAGTCG CATGACACAGGCCAACATTGATGCATTAACGGAGGCTTTattagcagaaaaaaacaagaatgcCCTCTTGGAGAAAGAACTTAAGGAAACTCGTAAAAAGATCCGGCATAACACCTGGATAGAAGAACCTTCGGAAAATCAACCGTTTGACCCCGAACCATACGGGTCCTCGACAATGATCCAAACACCAGTACAGTCTACTAACGAACTTTCGATGCTTACGTCGATGTCATTCGCCTCGTTACAAGTTTCCACTTGTACTCCCAAGGAAGGAGAGGAAGTGGATAAAAAATCCTTCGAACGATGGAAGGAACAGCTCGAAGCAGCAATGAAATTCGCAGGCATTTTTAACGAAAACATGAAAATGAATGCTTTCAAAATGAAAGCAGGTTATTCCTTATTAGATACTCTGGAAGCTACATCACCGAATGATTCATCGAGCGATGCAAATTTATTCCCGTATACTAATGCAATGGAAAGGTTGCATAAATACTATAGCTCACACGATTACGTTTTCCTACAGCGACAAAAATTACGCTCTATGAATCAGAATGACGGCGAGTCCGATTTAACATAcgtaaagaaaataattgaCCTAGCAAAGCTCTGCAATTACAAAGAAAACCAATTGATAGAAACAGTAGTCGACGTGATCCAAGCACATGCTACTAATCCAAGAGTCCGTAAGACAGGAATAAAAGTTCTAAGGAAACGTGGATCAATAACAGATCTTTTGGACAAAGTGCGAGAATGCGAAATGGAACAAATGAACGATATAAATTTCGCAAGGACCCACCAGCAAAACTCACAAGTCCAACCATCAGCACTAGTGGCCGCCGTGTCCAACAGCTCTTACCATAACAATGGGCCTCGTATGGGAGGATTCCATCGCGGTAACTCACTGTACCATCAGAAATATTGGGGCATGCAAAGCGGAAGAGGAACATCTAGACTAACACCATCGCGGTTTTCATCAAATAGACCTTCCGGAGGTCGTCGCGAACAATGTGGAAGATGCACTAGCAACTATCATTCTTCTGAGAACTGCCACGCCATCAGCAAAAGATGTCGCAACTGCCACACCGTAGGGCACATCGAACGTGCATGCCGTCAGGGGATTCAGGATAAAACCAAACGTCGCgcagaggaagaagaagcaggaTCACCAGCAATTAAGACCCGGAAGATCGCGGCAATTATGGACAGCAATAACACGCCCGAAACAACCAGTGATAAAGAGATCGTAAGTGATATACAATCATCTGATCTTATCTGA